AATCGGCTTGGAGAGGGACATCCGGAGCTGCTCCAGCTTCCCCCCCTGCCCGAAGGTGGCCTGGCGGAACTGGAAATAGGCGGCCTGCTTGGCCTCGAACGATTTTTCCTTTTCCGATTTGGCGGCGGCGCTCAAAACCGCCGCTTTTTGGATGAGCTCCTCCTGCAGCTTTTCCAGCTCGGTGGCCAAAATGGAATCCTGCCTTTGGGAGCCGATTATCATCGAGTCGAGCTGCGCCTGGGCGGAGGCGAACTCTTTGAACTCCTGGCGGATGCGGTCGGAATCGACGTACCCCAGCTTGACCCCTTCCTGCGCGGAAGCAAAGGCGGCAAAG
This region of Verrucomicrobiia bacterium genomic DNA includes:
- a CDS encoding OmpH family outer membrane protein — protein: MKKIPITAVAIFCFAAFASAQEGVKLGYVDSDRIRQEFKEFASAQAQLDSMIIGSQRQDSILATELEKLQEELIQKAAVLSAAAKSEKEKSFEAKQAAYFQFRQATFGQGGKLEQLRMSLSKPILDKVMEAVKRVAKAEGYSFVFSDESVVYAKEGSDLTDKVLADLNKTASAPPKK